Proteins from a genomic interval of Lusitaniella coriacea LEGE 07157:
- the dnaG gene encoding DNA primase — protein sequence MDIPRLHPDTIAEIKERLDIVEIVSEHVVLRKRGKDHLGLCPFHEEKTPSFSVSPSKQIYYCFGCNAGGDAISFLMEAGKISYPEALLNLARRYQVPIKTVEPEKHQELQRQLSLREQLYEVLAVSANFYQHALRQPQGETALKYVREQRQLSEETLQQFGLGYAPAGWETLYRYLVETKGFSITLVEEAGLIRKRKKGEGHYDYFRDRLMIPINDDRGRIVGFGSRTLGNDEPKYLNSPETPLFDKSKVLFALDKAKSAIAKQDRAVVVEGYFDAIALHSQGITNAVAALGTAFNRDRLNQLLRYTESKQVIFNFDADSAGTNATQRAIRDIETLVYGGQVQLRVLNLPDGKDADDFLKSSPEAAQIYRQQVLNAPLWIDWQIDQLLLNRDIKQGDQFEQIVQKMVELLNHLENPAKRTHYIQHCAEKLSQGDNRLTSLYVQNLLSELRKPQKTKTPNSRSNLANFSTTAKYPRVEQAETLLLLIYLHCRNYRPALIEQLEEKDLLFRLPHHRFLWQCILRLQASFDKDLLSKLQDISNQFPEQFDKVNHFLYLTDAIANAISRPKLQIARAIQSLELIDLKEYQRYCYEEWQKAEDEKNEELVRFFNNELIETQQKIDGIKNKISVSHFDVFGTSE from the coding sequence ATGGATATTCCTCGCCTACATCCGGATACGATCGCGGAAATTAAAGAACGTCTGGACATTGTTGAAATTGTTTCAGAACACGTCGTGCTGCGGAAACGCGGGAAGGATCATTTGGGGTTGTGTCCTTTTCACGAGGAAAAAACGCCGAGTTTTAGCGTCAGTCCCAGCAAGCAGATTTACTATTGTTTTGGGTGTAATGCGGGGGGAGATGCGATCTCGTTTCTCATGGAAGCCGGGAAAATCTCTTACCCCGAAGCACTCCTCAATTTGGCGCGACGCTATCAAGTTCCCATAAAAACGGTCGAACCGGAAAAACACCAAGAACTCCAACGCCAACTCTCTCTCCGGGAACAACTCTATGAAGTGCTGGCGGTGAGTGCAAATTTTTATCAACACGCTTTGCGCCAACCTCAAGGAGAAACCGCACTAAAATACGTGCGCGAACAGCGACAACTCAGTGAGGAAACCCTTCAACAATTTGGCTTGGGATACGCGCCAGCCGGATGGGAGACTCTGTATCGCTATTTAGTGGAAACAAAGGGGTTTAGCATCACCTTAGTCGAAGAAGCGGGGTTAATTCGCAAGCGGAAGAAGGGGGAAGGACATTACGATTATTTTCGCGATCGCCTGATGATTCCAATTAATGACGATAGGGGAAGGATTGTGGGGTTTGGTAGTCGCACTTTGGGGAACGATGAACCCAAGTATCTCAATTCGCCTGAAACCCCTTTATTTGATAAGAGTAAGGTGTTGTTTGCCCTGGATAAAGCCAAGTCCGCGATCGCGAAACAGGATCGTGCGGTTGTGGTTGAAGGGTATTTTGACGCGATCGCGCTCCACAGTCAAGGCATCACCAATGCTGTCGCGGCATTGGGAACTGCCTTTAACCGCGATCGACTCAATCAACTCCTTCGCTACACCGAATCCAAACAAGTCATCTTCAACTTTGACGCAGACTCCGCCGGAACCAACGCCACCCAACGCGCCATCCGCGACATTGAAACCCTCGTTTACGGCGGACAAGTGCAATTGCGAGTCCTCAATCTTCCCGATGGCAAAGATGCTGATGATTTCCTCAAATCCAGTCCTGAAGCCGCTCAAATTTACCGCCAGCAGGTACTCAACGCACCCCTGTGGATTGACTGGCAAATCGACCAACTCTTACTCAATAGGGATATCAAGCAAGGGGATCAATTCGAGCAAATCGTACAAAAAATGGTTGAATTGCTCAATCACCTTGAGAATCCTGCCAAACGCACCCACTACATCCAACATTGTGCCGAAAAGTTGAGTCAGGGAGATAATCGCCTGACCTCTCTATACGTGCAAAACTTACTCAGCGAACTGAGAAAACCCCAGAAAACAAAAACTCCAAATTCCCGCTCAAACCTCGCCAATTTCTCTACAACAGCTAAATATCCTCGTGTCGAACAAGCGGAAACTTTACTCTTACTGATCTATCTTCATTGTCGCAATTATCGCCCAGCCCTTATCGAACAACTTGAAGAAAAAGACCTTTTATTTCGATTGCCCCATCATCGATTTTTGTGGCAGTGTATTCTCAGACTGCAAGCCAGTTTTGATAAAGATTTACTCTCGAAGCTACAAGACATTAGCAATCAATTTCCAGAGCAGTTTGATAAGGTCAACCATTTTCTTTATCTTACAGACGCGATCGCCAATGCAATCTCGCGCCCAAAACTACAAATCGCCAGAGCAATCCAATCTTTAGAACTTATCGATCTCAAAGAATATCAACGTTACTGTTATGAAGAGTGGCAAAAAGCAGAAGATGAGAAAAATGAAGAATTAGTTCGTTTTTTTAACAATGAACTCATTGAAACTCAGCAAAAAATAGATGGAATTAAAAATAAAATATCTGTTTCCCATTTCGATGTTTTTGGAACGTCGGAATAG
- a CDS encoding endonuclease domain-containing protein yields MRFRRQHPVGSFILDFYCPSCKLAIELDGAIHECQAEYDAARTQQLENFGYRVIRFQNERVLEDLPSVLAEIARIASE; encoded by the coding sequence TTGCGTTTCCGTCGCCAGCATCCAGTAGGTAGTTTTATCCTAGATTTTTACTGCCCGTCCTGTAAGTTGGCAATTGAGTTGGATGGTGCAATTCACGAATGTCAAGCCGAATATGATGCCGCACGAACGCAGCAACTCGAAAACTTTGGCTATCGGGTGATTCGCTTCCAGAATGAACGGGTTCTGGAGGATTTACCGAGTGTTTTGGCAGAAATTGCACGGATAGCAAGCGAGTAA
- a CDS encoding CHAT domain-containing tetratricopeptide repeat protein, producing the protein MERNQLSQQSLSVGAINTQRQELERLQQELSQFRSTGDKLSEALTLVKLGSIYQTLGATTLALERYNQALELYRAMGNRDRVAFTLTQMGNAYKEEVKNLQKEASFHQIHEFYSPISPLIEQKSQNRDKAVEFYNQALQIYREIRDRAGEAEVLKNLGQLASTDDGEAVELYQQALNIYQEIREGENNTALNLGEAQVLSNLSEINLIELGNDKKGWDFWNRAWTIYQAIPESLVARQGEANLLNIGATHYWWSENRQKALEFHYQALEIHKESGDKQGEARTLKIIGDRYSFLENRQKELESYNQSLTIYREVSDLVGEVDLLNRLGFTYLDSDNKLKALELYEKELEKLKEASQFYSQLGDSKKESILENRQSTLLITMGKQYDLLGESEKSFAAYQQAQNIHQKRGDRAGEVEILLAIADLYKNLGNAEKTIEFSDRALAIYRQTGDRLREANLLRHQIAPLYLHGLKDSEKGLMALQKALAIYKEIGDNRREASTLFTLGNTYFETLERPEEALIFYDRAILIYQEIDDFSQEVFALRTVGKLYYEIGNKDEALEVFNRAGKVYQENGDRAQELKILIEIGRDYNQLEDKATALEFYLRAIPLARQLEDYKKEAHTLRTIGTLYYELENPSKAIATFNRARNVYLENSDRAGAAWTLYETGKSYETLGDLKNAIASYQQARALYEQEENAPFREERMLDSLMRLGRLYSYTGELQKALDFCDRSLIAAQNFPESKIVARSEMFRKVGKLCYQIGDREKALASFEQYWKIYQKLGRDREVVSLVRIGKDYVELGDSEQALAFFERARKVYQDSNLTEGEANLLGQIGQIYGYLGDNGRAVEFYNQELAVARKIGDLNQEAIALAHLGDLYAEFEDVEKALPFYNQALEIYRKLGNHREEAKILNAIAMLYKQLEKPEKALEFHQKSLKISQENDLVDRASTTRKIGQLYYQLGDLENALDFFKQTLQPTERKNAAVYTDLGKVYAELGEVEKARELFDKSLSLNHRYSEIQAENLFGIAVVERKLGHFDSALSQIEDAIALIEKERASKQSQGERQTFFATKQNYYEFYIDLLMELHQQHPNKGYDAQALHLNERSRARSLLELLAESNADIRKGINLELAIQERNLQQQLDAVEQRRVALYSSDYTLEQQAAIEQERQYLLRQYQAVQGEIRKTSPSYAAIAQPQPLTLKQIQQQVLDKDTLLLQYSLGKERSYLWAVTQDTLTSYELPPRAEIEVAARRFYRQLNDPRFGIKGTQSLVAVTANSEPRTHLSQLILSPVASQLNQKRLLVVGDGALQYIPFAALPTPGNENFVPLVRDREIVNLPSTSTLAILRQETQNRKLAPHQIALLADPVFATEDDRLSTSSRGTGETPKNFALNRSAEQLDIGVWQRLPGTRKEAEAIMQLVPESQRTQVFDFAASREFVTQSDLSQYQIIHFATHGILNSTSPELSGIVLSLFNEQGNPQNGFLRLHDVFNLNLPAELVVLSACQTGLGQQVKGEGLVGLTRGFMYAGAPRVLVSLWNVHDAATAEMMKRFYRLLLQEKLTAPAALRQAQLEMQTQTRWKHPYYWAAFTLQGEWN; encoded by the coding sequence GTGGAGCGTAATCAACTCTCACAGCAATCTTTGAGCGTGGGAGCGATTAATACTCAACGACAGGAACTCGAACGACTGCAACAGGAATTGTCTCAATTTCGTTCAACCGGGGATAAATTGTCTGAAGCATTAACTTTGGTTAAATTGGGTTCAATTTACCAAACTTTGGGAGCAACAACCCTGGCACTGGAACGCTATAACCAGGCTTTGGAATTGTATCGCGCAATGGGGAATCGCGATCGCGTCGCTTTCACTTTGACTCAAATGGGGAATGCTTATAAGGAAGAAGTCAAAAATCTGCAAAAAGAAGCTTCTTTTCATCAAATCCACGAGTTTTACAGTCCAATTTCCCCATTAATCGAACAAAAATCCCAAAATCGCGATAAAGCAGTGGAATTTTATAACCAAGCATTGCAGATTTATCGGGAAATCCGCGATCGCGCGGGGGAAGCAGAAGTTCTCAAAAATTTGGGACAATTGGCTTCAACGGATGATGGCGAGGCGGTGGAGTTATACCAACAAGCACTAAATATTTATCAGGAAATTCGCGAAGGCGAGAATAATACAGCGCTAAATTTAGGAGAAGCACAAGTTCTGAGTAATTTGAGCGAAATAAACTTAATTGAATTGGGAAATGATAAAAAAGGGTGGGACTTTTGGAACCGAGCGTGGACGATTTATCAAGCAATTCCAGAGTCCCTTGTGGCGCGTCAGGGAGAAGCGAACCTATTAAATATCGGTGCAACTCATTATTGGTGGTCGGAAAATCGGCAGAAGGCTTTAGAATTTCACTACCAAGCTTTAGAAATTCATAAAGAAAGTGGCGATAAGCAAGGGGAAGCGCGGACTCTCAAAATAATCGGAGATCGCTACTCTTTTCTGGAAAATCGTCAAAAGGAATTGGAGTCTTATAACCAGTCTCTTACGATTTATCGAGAGGTTAGCGATCTTGTTGGAGAGGTCGATCTTCTGAATCGCCTTGGCTTTACTTATTTGGATTCGGATAACAAGTTAAAGGCATTAGAATTGTACGAGAAAGAGCTTGAGAAGTTGAAGGAAGCCAGTCAATTTTATTCGCAATTAGGAGACTCAAAAAAGGAATCAATTCTTGAAAATCGTCAGTCCACGCTTTTGATTACGATGGGCAAGCAATACGATTTATTGGGAGAATCGGAAAAGTCTTTTGCCGCTTATCAGCAAGCACAAAATATTCATCAAAAACGTGGCGATCGCGCAGGAGAAGTTGAGATTTTGCTCGCGATCGCGGATCTTTATAAAAACCTCGGAAATGCGGAAAAAACCATTGAGTTTAGCGATCGCGCGCTGGCGATTTATCGACAAACAGGCGATCGTTTGAGAGAAGCTAATTTACTGAGACATCAGATTGCGCCCCTCTATTTACACGGACTCAAAGATTCGGAAAAAGGCTTGATGGCACTTCAAAAAGCCCTAGCGATCTACAAAGAAATTGGCGATAATCGAAGAGAAGCTAGTACTTTATTTACTCTGGGTAATACCTATTTTGAAACGTTAGAGCGTCCCGAAGAAGCTTTGATTTTTTACGATCGAGCGATTCTTATTTATCAAGAAATAGACGATTTTAGTCAAGAAGTGTTTGCCCTCAGAACCGTTGGAAAACTTTATTATGAAATAGGAAATAAAGATGAGGCATTGGAAGTATTTAATCGTGCCGGAAAAGTTTATCAAGAAAATGGCGATCGCGCCCAAGAACTAAAGATCCTGATCGAAATTGGTCGAGACTATAATCAATTGGAAGATAAAGCAACAGCATTAGAGTTTTATCTTCGTGCTATTCCCCTCGCTCGACAATTAGAAGATTATAAAAAAGAAGCCCACACTTTAAGAACAATTGGCACACTTTACTACGAACTTGAAAATCCTAGCAAGGCAATTGCAACTTTTAATCGAGCGCGAAATGTTTATCTAGAAAATAGCGATCGCGCGGGAGCCGCTTGGACGCTTTATGAAACAGGAAAAAGTTACGAAACCTTGGGAGATTTAAAAAACGCGATCGCCTCTTACCAGCAAGCACGCGCTCTCTACGAACAAGAAGAAAATGCTCCTTTCCGAGAAGAGCGAATGTTGGATAGTTTAATGCGGTTGGGGCGACTTTATTCCTATACAGGAGAACTTCAAAAAGCTTTGGATTTTTGCGATCGATCGCTAATCGCCGCTCAAAATTTCCCCGAATCAAAAATAGTCGCGCGCTCGGAAATGTTTCGTAAAGTTGGCAAACTCTGCTATCAAATTGGCGATCGCGAAAAAGCCTTGGCATCTTTCGAGCAGTATTGGAAAATTTACCAAAAATTGGGGCGCGATCGCGAAGTTGTCAGTTTGGTTCGGATTGGCAAGGATTACGTTGAATTGGGCGATTCAGAACAAGCATTAGCTTTTTTTGAACGAGCGAGAAAAGTTTACCAAGATAGCAATTTAACCGAAGGAGAAGCCAATCTTCTCGGTCAAATCGGTCAAATTTATGGTTATCTTGGCGATAATGGGAGAGCGGTAGAATTTTACAACCAAGAGCTTGCAGTGGCTCGAAAAATAGGCGATCTTAACCAAGAAGCGATCGCGCTGGCGCATCTTGGGGATCTTTACGCCGAATTCGAGGATGTGGAAAAAGCACTACCCTTTTACAACCAAGCACTAGAAATTTACCGGAAACTGGGAAATCATCGAGAAGAAGCCAAAATTCTCAACGCGATCGCAATGCTTTATAAACAATTAGAAAAGCCAGAAAAAGCCTTAGAGTTTCATCAAAAATCCTTAAAAATCTCTCAGGAAAACGATCTTGTCGATCGCGCCTCAACCACTCGAAAAATCGGACAACTTTATTATCAACTGGGAGACTTAGAAAATGCCCTCGACTTCTTCAAGCAAACGCTGCAACCAACAGAGAGAAAAAACGCTGCTGTTTACACCGATCTGGGAAAAGTGTATGCCGAACTTGGCGAAGTAGAGAAAGCACGGGAGCTGTTCGATAAATCTTTATCTTTGAATCATAGATATTCCGAAATACAAGCAGAAAACTTGTTTGGAATTGCCGTTGTCGAACGAAAATTAGGTCATTTCGACAGTGCCTTAAGCCAAATAGAAGATGCAATTGCTCTGATTGAAAAAGAGCGCGCAAGCAAACAATCTCAAGGCGAACGCCAAACCTTTTTTGCTACCAAACAAAACTATTACGAGTTCTATATTGACTTGTTGATGGAATTGCACCAACAACATCCCAATAAAGGGTACGATGCTCAAGCATTGCACCTCAACGAGCGTTCCAGAGCAAGAAGTTTGCTCGAACTGCTGGCTGAATCGAACGCAGACATTCGTAAAGGCATTAACCTCGAACTCGCGATTCAAGAACGCAACCTTCAGCAACAATTAGACGCAGTAGAACAACGGCGGGTGGCACTCTACAGCAGCGATTACACCCTAGAACAGCAGGCAGCAATCGAACAGGAACGACAATACCTATTGCGGCAATACCAAGCGGTTCAGGGGGAAATTCGCAAAACCAGTCCCAGTTACGCCGCGATCGCGCAACCCCAACCCCTCACCCTGAAACAAATTCAGCAACAAGTCCTCGACAAAGACACCCTCCTACTACAATACTCCCTCGGCAAAGAGCGCAGCTACCTTTGGGCTGTCACCCAAGATACCCTAACCAGCTACGAATTGCCGCCGCGCGCAGAAATCGAAGTCGCCGCACGCCGATTCTATCGACAGCTCAACGATCCCCGATTTGGGATTAAGGGAACTCAAAGTCTCGTTGCAGTGACAGCAAACTCCGAACCTCGCACCCACCTCAGCCAACTGATTCTCAGTCCAGTCGCCTCGCAACTCAATCAAAAACGCCTCCTGGTAGTGGGGGACGGAGCCTTGCAATATATCCCCTTTGCCGCGCTTCCGACTCCAGGAAACGAGAACTTTGTGCCTTTGGTGCGCGATCGCGAAATTGTCAACCTTCCCTCCACCTCAACCCTGGCAATCCTCCGCCAAGAAACCCAAAACCGGAAACTCGCACCCCATCAAATTGCACTCCTCGCCGATCCCGTTTTTGCCACAGAAGACGATCGCCTCAGCACCTCCTCTAGGGGAACCGGGGAAACGCCTAAGAATTTTGCTCTCAACCGTTCCGCCGAACAACTGGATATCGGCGTGTGGCAGCGACTTCCCGGCACTCGCAAAGAAGCAGAAGCCATCATGCAACTGGTTCCCGAATCCCAACGAACCCAAGTCTTTGACTTTGCTGCCAGCCGAGAGTTTGTCACCCAATCGGATTTGAGTCAGTACCAAATTATCCACTTCGCCACCCACGGCATCCTCAACAGCACGAGTCCAGAATTATCGGGAATTGTTCTTTCCTTATTCAACGAACAAGGCAACCCACAAAATGGCTTCCTACGCCTCCACGATGTTTTCAACCTCAACCTTCCCGCCGAATTGGTGGTGCTGAGTGCTTGCCAAACGGGGTTAGGACAACAGGTGAAAGGGGAAGGGTTAGTGGGGTTAACCAGGGGATTTATGTATGCAGGCGCGCCGCGAGTGTTGGTGAGTTTGTGGAACGTCCATGATGCAGCGACGGCGGAAATGATGAAGCGGTTCTATCGCTTATTGTTGCAGGAGAAGTTAACCGCACCTGCCGCACTGCGACAAGCACAGTTGGAAATGCAAACCCAAACCCGGTGGAAGCATCCCTACTATTGGGCGGCGTTTACTTTACAAGGAGAGTGGAATTGA
- a CDS encoding variant leucine-rich repeat-containing protein, with translation MNNPSPEFLRQQQEASNEKTPPQRLAQLASISIELAQLVAQNPSAPGELLQELSAQEDAIICKNITANPNTPVEVLLELGAEFPEELFDNPIFPLLSLERPNWIDTIPFKTLVALLQCDQTRISFLKQVGNCASDRVRWQVAQHPKMPIAVLEVLSRDRALDVRCAVAINSKASVAILEELSRDRESQVRCAVASNKQTPIDILEELSRDRKRTVRRAIVGNPKIPSSILEQFARDRAWQVRCAVVENARTPISILQGLSSDSQWKVRHAVAQNRKTPSQVLADLLNDPEWQVRRVVAQNRKTSAKTLADLSDDPEWQVCCAVAEHQKTPSRILQKLSKARNSSIRRALAKNPQTPISVLEKLALDADEAVRQNVANNPKISSSILEKLSEDKAPYIRHVVAKNPNAPASMLEKLALDANEEVRWTVVNNPNAPVSVLEKLALDADEDIRVALMKNPKTPTSVLEKLAIDTDRDVRLTLAKNPNAPVSVLEKLALDADEDIRSTVSKNPNTPVSLLEKLAIDLDWRIRYGVAQNPQTPVSLLEQLAHRDTMIHEAVAQNPGTPISLLEQFAKDSEIKIRRAVAQNPGTPIALLAQLSRDRMVSIRCAVARNSRTPISALEQLVQDSESLVRCAVARNKNAPLPLLKKLTADSNSSVRERAEKNLRDISQSDNC, from the coding sequence ATGAACAATCCTTCTCCTGAATTTTTGCGCCAACAACAGGAAGCCAGCAACGAAAAAACACCACCACAGCGTTTAGCGCAACTGGCAAGCATAAGTATCGAGTTGGCGCAATTAGTGGCTCAAAATCCTTCTGCACCGGGGGAACTGTTGCAAGAATTGAGCGCACAGGAGGATGCCATCATTTGTAAAAATATTACCGCTAACCCTAATACGCCCGTAGAGGTTTTATTGGAGTTGGGAGCGGAATTCCCAGAGGAATTGTTTGATAATCCAATTTTTCCGCTTTTATCCCTCGAACGTCCCAATTGGATCGATACGATACCTTTCAAAACGCTCGTTGCTCTGCTTCAGTGCGATCAAACCCGAATCTCCTTCTTGAAGCAGGTGGGAAATTGTGCTTCTGATCGCGTTCGATGGCAGGTGGCGCAACATCCCAAAATGCCGATTGCTGTTTTGGAAGTGTTATCGCGCGATCGCGCTTTGGATGTGCGTTGTGCGGTTGCAATCAATTCCAAAGCTTCTGTGGCAATTTTAGAGGAGTTGTCGCGCGATCGCGAGTCTCAGGTGCGTTGTGCGGTAGCAAGCAACAAACAAACCCCGATCGATATTTTGGAGGAATTATCGCGCGATCGAAAAAGAACGGTGCGTCGAGCAATTGTAGGCAATCCTAAAATACCAAGTTCCATTCTCGAACAATTTGCACGCGATCGCGCTTGGCAAGTTCGCTGTGCGGTAGTAGAAAATGCACGAACTCCCATCAGCATTTTGCAAGGTTTATCCAGCGATTCCCAGTGGAAAGTACGCCATGCAGTAGCACAGAATCGGAAAACTCCCTCCCAAGTTTTGGCAGATTTATTAAACGATCCAGAGTGGCAAGTGCGTCGTGTTGTGGCACAGAATAGGAAAACCTCTGCTAAAACGCTGGCGGATTTATCGGACGATCCCGAGTGGCAAGTATGCTGTGCTGTAGCGGAGCATCAAAAAACACCCTCTCGCATTTTGCAAAAACTTTCTAAGGCTCGCAATTCATCAATTCGACGCGCCTTAGCCAAAAATCCCCAAACTCCCATATCGGTGTTAGAAAAACTTGCTCTTGATGCAGATGAAGCAGTTCGGCAGAATGTGGCAAACAATCCTAAGATTTCGAGTTCAATCTTAGAGAAACTTTCTGAGGATAAAGCACCATATATACGTCACGTTGTAGCGAAAAATCCTAACGCTCCCGCATCGATGTTAGAAAAACTCGCTCTTGATGCAAATGAAGAAGTTCGGTGGACTGTAGTCAACAATCCTAACGCTCCTGTATCGGTATTGGAAAAACTCGCTCTCGATGCAGATGAAGATATTCGTGTGGCGTTAATGAAAAATCCCAAAACTCCCACCTCCGTGTTAGAAAAACTGGCTATTGACACAGATCGTGATGTTCGTTTGACTTTAGCGAAAAATCCTAACGCTCCTGTATCGGTATTAGAAAAACTCGCTCTTGATGCAGATGAAGATATTCGTTCGACTGTCTCGAAAAATCCTAACACTCCTGTTTCCCTGTTGGAAAAACTGGCTATCGATTTGGACTGGCGAATTCGTTATGGGGTTGCTCAAAATCCCCAAACTCCTGTTTCCCTGTTAGAACAGCTAGCACACCGCGACACAATGATTCATGAGGCTGTCGCTCAAAACCCAGGGACTCCCATTTCCTTGCTAGAGCAGTTCGCGAAAGATAGCGAGATTAAGATTCGTCGCGCTGTCGCTCAAAATCCAGGAACTCCCATTGCCCTTTTAGCACAATTATCGCGCGATCGCATGGTGAGTATCCGTTGTGCTGTGGCGAGAAACTCTCGAACGCCGATTTCTGCGTTAGAGCAGTTAGTACAAGATAGCGAATCCCTCGTTCGCTGTGCTGTGGCGAGAAACAAAAATGCACCCCTTCCACTGCTTAAAAAATTAACCGCAGATTCCAATAGTTCCGTGAGGGAACGTGCGGAAAAGAATTTGCGCGATATATCCCAATCGGACAATTGTTAA
- a CDS encoding HEAT repeat domain-containing protein produces the protein MKKPSLELLRQQQEASNEQTPPQRLAQLASISIEFARLVAQNPTAPVDLLAKLSKSDDKLTRQSVTANPNTRIEILLRLGREFPKEFLENPVFLLICLENPNFVQTIPEDTLSRLLRCQDAPLFLLERAASYPERRIRTQAVDRAPLNFLAKLVQNPYEDVRMVIAENPKIPIPLLEQLGSDESVWVRCTVAAHPQTPIGVLEQLSRDESEEVRRIVAAHSQTPIRILEQLARDRDREVRWSVAAHKQVSPSSLEVLARDLDSQIRCAVAKNPNTPPELLSVLQTDETPSVSRWAKYHLKRMALK, from the coding sequence ATGAAAAAACCGTCTCTCGAATTGTTACGCCAACAGCAAGAAGCCAGCAATGAACAAACACCACCACAGCGTTTAGCGCAACTGGCAAGCATAAGTATCGAGTTTGCGCGACTTGTCGCACAAAATCCAACCGCACCTGTCGATTTGCTCGCAAAGTTGAGCAAAAGTGACGATAAACTGACTCGTCAATCCGTGACAGCGAATCCCAATACGCGAATAGAAATTTTATTGAGATTGGGTAGAGAATTTCCTAAAGAATTCCTAGAAAATCCTGTATTTCTGCTAATTTGCTTGGAAAACCCGAATTTTGTACAAACGATACCGGAAGATACCCTTTCCCGCTTGCTGAGGTGTCAGGATGCACCGCTATTTCTGCTGGAACGCGCCGCAAGTTATCCAGAACGCCGAATTCGCACTCAAGCAGTCGATCGCGCGCCTTTAAATTTTCTAGCAAAACTCGTCCAAAATCCCTATGAAGATGTTCGCATGGTTATTGCCGAAAATCCTAAAATTCCTATTCCCCTTTTGGAACAGTTGGGAAGCGATGAGAGTGTATGGGTTCGCTGTACAGTAGCAGCTCATCCTCAAACGCCCATTGGGGTTTTAGAGCAATTGTCGCGGGATGAGAGTGAAGAAGTTCGCCGTATCGTTGCCGCTCATTCTCAAACGCCCATAAGGATTTTAGAGCAATTGGCGCGCGACCGCGATCGCGAGGTTCGATGGTCTGTTGCCGCTCACAAACAAGTGTCTCCCTCCAGTTTAGAAGTTTTGGCGCGCGATCTTGACAGTCAAATTCGTTGCGCCGTCGCCAAAAACCCCAATACTCCCCCTGAACTTCTCTCTGTGCTACAAACCGATGAAACCCCTAGCGTCTCTCGTTGGGCAAAATATCACCTTAAACGAATGGCACTGAAATAA
- a CDS encoding AAA family ATPase, whose translation MTPADLQTYLIQLIANQLHISTTIWGAPGIGKSSIVAQIACQQDIDFVDVRLSQLAPTDLRGLPVAEDGISKWYPPEFLPRQGKGILFLDELNMAPPAMQGMAQQLILDRRVGSYEVPDGWYIWAACNRKEDRAAVFDMPAPLANRFLHLHVEPDLESFKAYALTAAIHEQIIAFLSFRSTLLHKLDPQNAAWPSPRSWEMAARLHEAKLNIATAVGEGAAAEFASYLKVYENLPDIAQILDGKGQKIAFPQEPSVRYAVTIGLAIRAENATQGYNAFTWLSQMATPEWVQLFAVDLFRSLRARGQMGALAQIIQKDERLQDFLKDFQGLVSM comes from the coding sequence ATGACCCCAGCAGACCTCCAAACCTACCTCATCCAACTCATCGCCAACCAACTCCACATCAGCACTACCATCTGGGGCGCTCCAGGAATCGGCAAATCCAGCATCGTCGCCCAAATCGCCTGCCAGCAGGATATCGACTTCGTGGACGTTCGCCTCTCGCAACTCGCACCCACAGACTTGCGGGGATTGCCCGTAGCAGAAGACGGTATTTCCAAATGGTATCCCCCCGAATTTCTCCCGCGCCAGGGAAAAGGAATCCTCTTTCTCGACGAGCTGAACATGGCACCTCCCGCAATGCAGGGAATGGCACAGCAATTGATTTTAGACCGTCGCGTTGGCAGTTACGAGGTTCCCGACGGCTGGTATATTTGGGCGGCTTGCAACCGCAAAGAAGACCGCGCAGCCGTATTCGATATGCCCGCACCCCTGGCGAATCGCTTCCTGCATCTCCACGTCGAACCGGATTTGGAGAGTTTTAAAGCTTATGCCTTAACCGCAGCCATCCACGAACAAATCATTGCCTTTCTCTCCTTTCGTTCCACCCTCCTGCACAAACTCGATCCCCAAAACGCCGCTTGGCCTTCCCCCCGTTCCTGGGAAATGGCAGCACGACTCCACGAAGCAAAACTCAATATTGCAACCGCCGTTGGAGAGGGTGCTGCGGCTGAGTTTGCGTCCTATTTGAAAGTGTACGAAAACCTCCCGGATATTGCGCAGATTCTCGATGGGAAAGGTCAAAAGATCGCGTTTCCCCAAGAACCCTCCGTGCGTTACGCCGTCACGATTGGTTTGGCGATTCGGGCGGAAAATGCGACCCAGGGCTACAATGCCTTTACTTGGTTGAGTCAAATGGCTACGCCGGAATGGGTGCAATTGTTTGCGGTGGATTTGTTCCGCAGTTTGCGTGCGAGGGGTCAAATGGGAGCTTTGGCACAGATTATCCAAAAGGATGAGCGGTTACAGGATTTTCTCAAGGATTTTCAGGGATTGGTATCGATGTGA